The Silurus meridionalis isolate SWU-2019-XX chromosome 6, ASM1480568v1, whole genome shotgun sequence genome contains the following window.
AGTGATGCGGCCTTTCAAACTGAAACCCTCAGTgtctctgtgtatctgtgtctcTTCAGCAGGCAGAGTAACTCCTTCTTCATCCAGCCACAAAACCTCAGGTTCAGGTTTCCAGCCTTTGGACTCACACACTAGATTAATCCCTCCTGAATGATCATAACTCTCCATTGTGATCACTGGGTGGCTTCCCTGAACTgcaatcattaaaaatatattgttttaattaagaTGAAAACATTTAGCTTTGTTATTCTCAGAATGAAAACATGGCTGATAATTTCCAACTGATTTTAGGTTAAACAGCCTATGTCgctatgtaaataaaaaatctatagtTCTATAATGCTTTTAGCTTAATGATTATTAAAGCATACAAAATATTTCAATcatgaaaatatgtttaaataatctTAATGATAAGCAGTCCAGTACCACTAGTTGTTCAGTGTGAAAAATAATGGGACCACTGCTGCTGAACATTTGTACAATCAAATTTTCACTGTGTAattcttttaaatgaaaatagatCTTACCCTCAACAATGACATGAACAGTGGTCTCACTGGACATGGATTTATCTTCAACAAGACACCTGTAATCTCCTTCATCAGAATCTCCAATAGCTGAGAGTTTGAGTGAAGTGTTGCCATTCTGTAGCTCCTCTTTAAAAACTGAAGTTCTTCCTCTGTACGTCTGAGCCTGATTTTCATTAGCATCTTCATGATCCTTATACAAATGCACTAATGAATTATCTCTGTCTGGTTTGTACCACTCCACTGTCATGTCCACAGCACTGGTTTTGGCTTTGATTAAACAAGGCAGAACCAAGTCTTCACCAGCTACAGCAAAAACAGGAGCGTCCGGACCAACCACCTCTAATAGCTCTGTGTTTTcagaaaacatataaatgctgaatattaacatatattttctaaatacaACAAGACAGACTGCATTTTACCTGTACACCTTCTTTTCAGATTTTCAGATCTTTTAATTTCTTTGCTACCTGAACTAATAATAACTACAATGATCAAGTCAATAAGAATAAGGCTTTCtgaacatatacacaaataaacaaacaccacaCCTCCTTGTGCTCATAGAAAGGACAGATTAGACTTTGCtagaatacataaaaaaaaaaaacctgtccagATCAGGGCAAGATTCTTTGTAACTTTCACCAGAATTATAAGGAGAAAAAGACatggagaaggaaaagaaagactCATGAAGCATACATCATCTGTCAAACATGGTGGAAGCAATGTTATGACACTGGTACAGTATATATGACTCCAAATGGAACTGGGTCATTGGAATTTACACTTCAGAAATGTATTTAGTTGGTTTGTTTAATTACCTTTGAACCAGTATAGTAAGCATGTAAACGAATGTTTGTAATTCCTAAATGGTTAATATACACTGGGGCATTTAAATTAAACTGGGACTGTTGagcttataaaataaaagaacacatttcaaggagtggaaactgcattCATTTTCCACCACAAACATTTTCTTCAATTACTTATTATGGTTTTGACAGTGTTCCATGGTATATTCAGTGCCTtcaatattcttttatattcctcTCCTGATTGGCACCTTTCAACGATTAAGTTTGTAAGTTCCCTAGGAAGGTCTTTGTGGCCCATGGCTTTTAGTAGAATGCACCAATAGCAGTCAAGCAAATACTACAGCACAAGCTGACTTTCAGAATCAATTAAGGCTACATCTATACTATACCGCATACATATAAAAAGgctgttttgttaaaaaaaaaaaaaaaacttatgacGCTTCGACCAACTATGAAAGCACATTGAAtttaaagagggaaaaaattaCAGAAAGGATCTCATACTTATGACTTATTATCTCagaattattacttattatttcataattatgacttagtatctcataattatgacataGGTTGGGGAAGTCTGTGGCAGTGGAGCATTTTAGAGCATTACACCGGATCTGACTGCATTCTTTGCTCGGAAGCGTCTCATTGCGCAACCATTGAGATATAGCAGATAACATATGGTTTAGCTTAATGACTGTTATATTAGTTTATTAGCTATGGACATTTCCTCACTGACTAAAAGTTTGTTTTATCAAGTGGACAGTCAGAATATCTAACATATTAGTagtcaatgttaaaataaacaaacaaacaaataaataataataataataataataataataataataataataactaacaataataacaataataatatttattaataataataataataaaatcctcatattttaaaatctaataatgaaatattaccaataataataataataataataataataataataataataataatagcaggaGGGGCAGTCAGCGATTAAATGTCCAGTAGCAACATCAGATTCGATGTCAGGCGCTAAAACGctcccctgccacagactgcccccatttatctcataattatgagatactaagtaataattatgagatagtaagtcataattattaGATAATAAgacataattatgagatattcagtaataattatgagatcctttctgtgatttgtttttctcCTCTTAGTAGATGCAATGCGCTTCCGTATCGACCTGCATGATTTCTACCTACTGTTTATGTAATTTCCGGCTCTTAGAGACTTCATGGTAATGTTGAGGACAGACACCGTCACATGATTAAAATGCTACTGCAGTTCAGTCCACAGTTCATATTGTGACGCgaaaacagcatttttacaTGTATGCACTTTTGTAAAAAGCTACTTTTTCATTGACTTAAAACGCCGTCACAGTGTGGACGAAAGACCAAAACCAAAAGCGAAAAATATACGTTTTTACATGAAGTGTGAACATGACCCTTATTGTTGTCCGGTGAATGAGGGCTATTTTCGATTGTGACTGGATAATCTGAAGACAATTAGAGCCAATATGAAAGGGTGTGCAGACGTATGCAATTAGAGTgctgcaggtttttattttattttatttattattattattattattatttaaaatgttactaatgatttaatatcttttttttcttggatatttttttatgttgcaagATCACATTAACGAAATATAACAAGTCTgacatttatgttgttatttctacttttatcttttaaaacCTGCAGTTCCATTACGGTGTGTACCACTGTATACTATTAGTCACCAATAAAATAGAGatttattcaatatattatGCTTAAGGAGGGTTTCGAGCAAGTGAAAGTTATCAATGTTTAGTAAAACCAGACAACCACGGCACTCTTCAGCCAGTATGTTGCTAGAACGTAAGATAAACTATATCAAATGACAAAGAATAAACAAGCAATAAAAGAGATGACACAAATGTTGGTCCCAAAAAAGGAATGTTTGTATGGATTAATTCGATCCTCATGAGCATTTATCATCCACAAATAGAGAGCGATTGATCAAAGCCTCCAAAAATGATTCAGGAGTTAATTCATGATGATGCACATAACTGGGATACTGTAAGTGGCTAAGCCCCTATTCTTCACAGAATGAGAGGTCCAACAAGCCTCCATGGGGTTTTCCCCATTCAAATTATTATATGACCATAAACCCCATGGAATGCTGGACATCATGCTTACAAATTGACGCAATGTTATCATCTTTGCATCTCATTCTTCATCATGGACCACTGCTTACAGCTCCTGCTTGTTTAAAAGTTTGCCAATCACAATCAATATTTCCAGTCCAATTCACAGTGACAGGTGGTTTTCCTCTTTCCGTATAGAATATTGGTGAACATCATCTCTTTTATTACGTTTCAGGTCTGCACATGCAACAACTGATCTCCCCGCAACAACAATTCTGGATAAGATCCTCTACACCGCTTGCTGATAAATGTGCCGTTACTGACACCTAGTGGTTAGAATAAAAACACTATCCAATAATCTCATCATGACGCaagatttaattaataatattcttACAGCAACTAAAACAATTTAAgattctcttttcatttttcagtGTTAACACTATCATGCACTTTGAAttaataagtttaaaaaaaacaaacaaacaaaacacacacatacatacatatacagtgtatatatatatatatatatatatatatatatatatatatatatatatatatatatatatatatataacatacatacatactcagacatatatttattattattaaatatattatgctTTATAATTGCACATCAGTACTGACACACCAGGATCACAGACAATACCAGAAATTGTTTACCATGTATTGTTTCTATTTTGGTCATTATACAAAAGATTTTGCAGTAACATATCGAAATGCGTTTCCCATCTTTTCCGCTCATCATAACAATACAATCAAGTTTACCTCTAATAAAAGagattttaacacacacacacacacacacacacacacacacacacacacagcatatatATGAGAGAAAGATGCATCATACCTGCATGAGACTCCATAAAGATGAAGAGCATCGGCAGAGtcacacataaatacatctctgaaaaatattttatcattaaacCACAATTTACCATTTAGCACGTTATTATTGTAAGCAAATCACAAAGTACTCACTCGCTTAAAGGTGTAGATTTACTCAGTAAAAAGACGCGTTACTTTAAATGTGAAACCAAACACGCCCTTTTTAGCGCTTCATCACCGCTGCCGCAGTTCCTCATCACTGCAGTGATGTGTGGAAAAGGGATGGGCTGCTCGATATCAGTCTTTAATCCGACAGTGTTACTGTATGAAAGCTCGTTTGGATGAACTGAAACAGCAGACAGTGAGGATCATCACACAGGGTGGCTCCATGGATGATCCTTTAGAGACTGGGAGAGAGCTGGAAGGCAGAGAGGTGCTGACAGGGTTCATAGTCTTGTGCTTTGCTCCTTGgcctaatatatttatttaatctgattTACACTAAAGAAGTCTGGAAAAcattagaattattatttaaaatgttactaatgatttaatatcttttttcttggatattttttatgttgcaAGATCACATTAACGAAATATAACAAGTCTgacatttatgttgttatttctacttttatcttttaaaacCTGCAGTTCCATTACGGTGTGTACCACTGTATACTATTAGTCACCAATAAAATAGAGatttattcaatatattatGCTTAAGGAGGGTTTCGAGCAAGTGAAAGTTATCAATGTTTAGTAAAACCAGACAACCACGGCACTCTTCAGCCAGTATGTTGCTAGAACGTAAGATAAACTATATCAAATGACAAAGAATAAACAAGCAATAAAAGAGATGACACAAATGTTGGTCCCAAAAAAGGAATGTTTGTATGGATTAATTCGATCCTCATGAGCATTTATCATCCACAAATAGAGAGCGATTGATCAAAGCCTCCAAAAATGATTCAGGAGTTAATTCATGATGATGCACATAACTGGGATACTGTAAGTGGCTAAGCCCCTATTCTTCACAGAATGAGAGGTCCAACAAGCCTCCATGGGGTTTTCCCCATTCAAATTATTATATGACCATAAACCCCATGGAATGCTGGACATCATGCTTACAAATTGACGCAATGTTATCATCTTTGCATCTCATTCTTCATCATGGACCACTGCTTACAGCTCCTGCTTGTTTAAAAGTTTGCCAATCACAATCAATATTTCCAGTCCAATTCACAGTGACAGGTGGTTTTCCTCTTTCCGTATAGAATATTGGTGAACATCACCATCTCTTTTATTACGTTTCAGGTCTGCACATGCAACAACTGATCTCCCCGCAACAACAATTCTGGATAAGATCCTCTACACCGCTTGCTGATAAATGTGCCGTTACTGACACCTAGTGGTTAGAATAAAAACACTATCCAATAATCTCATCATGACGCaagatttaattaataatattcttACAGCAACTAAAACAATTTAAgattctcttttcatttttcagtGTTAACACTATCATGCACTTTGAAttaataagtttaaaaaaaacaaacaaacaaaacacacacatacatacatatacagtgtatatatatatatatatatatatatatatatatatatatatatatatatatatatatatatatataacatacatacatactcagacatatatttatttattattaaatatattatgctTTATAATTGCACATCAG
Protein-coding sequences here:
- the LOC124387041 gene encoding butyrophilin-like protein 3, which codes for MYLCVTLPMLFIFMESHAELLEVVGPDAPVFAVAGEDLVLPCLIKAKTSAVDMTVEWYKPDRDNSLVHLYKDHEDANENQAQTYRGRTSVFKEELQNGNTSLKLSAIGDSDEGDYRCLVEDKSMSSETTVHVIVEVQGSHPVITMESYDHSGGINLVCESKGWKPEPEVLWLDEEGVTLPAEETQIHRDTEGFSLKGRITVHVYSHSKRFHCRFQQQRHMMETEVLIISPFFAAWKWIVGISISACLVAVGLIIALVLCYKKGKRTKEKGNYI